A stretch of DNA from Candidatus Pseudomonas phytovorans:
GGGGGCATCCTGAACCCGCTGCCAATTGTGCCTGTGGTGTCCAGCCACTGCGACCTGATCATCGCGGTCAACCTCAACGCCACCAACCAGAAGCAGTACCAGTTACCGGTGATCGAGCGCCCTGCGGCGTTCAAGATGCGTTTTGACTCCCTTTTGAGCTCGCTGGGCTCGCGCTTGCCGTTCCGACGCAAGCCGGCGGAAGAGCTGATGCGCATCGAACAGGAGATAGTCGCCGAAGGCCTGGCACCGCCAAACCCGTGGCTGGCCGATGCCGCCGACCCGGAAGGCCAGCAACCGGCAGCGGCCCCGGAACGCGAGGGTGCGCCAAAGTCGGCGACCGGCTCGTTCATCATCGACAACGTAGGGCCTGCTTCGCTGCTGGACCTGATCAACCAGAGCTTCGAGGTGATGCAGACTTCCCTGGCGCAATACAAGATCGCCGGCTATCCACCGGATGTGCTGATCAACGTACCCAAGCGGGTATGCCGGTTCTTCGAGTTCTACAAGGCGCCCGAGCTGATTGCGCTGGGCCGGGAAATTGCGCGGGATACGCTGGATAACTATGAAGGGGTGAAGCGGTAAGCGCTGTAGGACCTGTGCCGGCCTCTTCGCGGGTGAGCCCGCTCCCACAGGGGCCGCGCTGACTTTGGATTCGGCGCGGTACCTGTGGGAGCGGGTTCACCCACGAAGAGGCCGGTACAGGAGACAGAAACGAAACAGGCCGCACGAGGCGGCCTGTTTCTTCATGCAAAGATCACCTTAGTAACGGGTGATATCCGCACTGGCTTCCAGTTGCTTGCGGAACGCCGCGAAGTCCTGCTGGCCAGCACGCGACGCGAGGTAGCGGCGGATCTGCTGCTTCTCTTCGTCGGTGGCGGTAGCGCCTTCGTTGACGCCTTTGAGTTGCAGCACCACCAGACTACCGTCACGCAGCACCACGCTGCCATACACCGGTTTGTCCTTGGCTTGCGGCTTGCCCAGGCGGAACAGCGCCTGCAGCTCGGCCGGGTCAATACCGTCCTCGCCACGGGTGACTGCTTCATAGGCCTTCCAGTCCTGCCCTTCGTGCACGCTGCCTGCTGCGATGGAACCGTCACGCAGGCCGGCGATCAGCTTGTCTGCCTTGGTCTTGAGTTCGGCAGTCGCCTTCTCTTTGGCCAGGTGCTCGCTGATGTTCTTGGCCACAGCTTCCAGCGGCAGTTGCTCCGGCTTGCGGTGTTCCTTGACGCGCAATACAACAGTGGTCTCCGGGTCAAGCTCGATGGCGGTGCTGTTGGCAGCCTCCTCCAGGACTTCTTCAGAGAACGCAGCCTGCACCACCGAACGGTTGGCAGTAATGCCTTCACCACCCTCGCGCCCGAAGGCTGCAGAGGTTTGCACCTTGAGGTTCAGGTCCTGAGCCGGCTGGGCCAGGTCGGAAGCCTCGTAGGCAGCATCCTGCAACTGCTTGCTGGCATCGACGTAGCGCTGCTCGACCAGCGGGATTTTCAGGTCGCGGGTCAGTTTGTCCTTCAGGCTTGCGAAGCTCGGCACTTCCGGCGCTTGCACACCCAGCAGCTTGATCAGGTGGTAGCCAAACTCGGTGCGCACTGGCGCCGAAACTTGGCCATCCTGCAGCTTGTACAGCGCATCCTCGAACGCCGGATCATAGACACCCGGGCCGGCAAAGCCAAGGTCACCACCACTGTTGGCAGAGCCTGGGTCCTGGGAGAACTCCTTGGCCAGCGCGACAAAGTCTTCACCCTTGGCCAGGCGCTGCTCGATCTCTTCGGCACGGGCCTTGGCCTGGGCGTCGGTGACCTTGTCGTTGACCTCGATGAGAATGTGCGCGGCATGGCGCTGCTCGGCTAGGTTGGCGATTTCCTTCTCGTACTGGGCCTTGAGCTCTTCGTCAGTCACTTTGACCTGATCGAAGAACGCCGACTTCTTCAGCTCGATGTAGTCGATCACCACCTGGTCAGGCGACATGAATTCCTTGGCGTGCTGGTCGTAATGCGCCTTGACCTCTTCTTCGCTGACCTTGACTGCGGCCGGGTCGGCCTTGAAGGTCAGGGAGGCGAAGTCGCGGGTCTGCTTCTCCAGGCGAGCGAAGGCATCGACCTGCTGGTCGGTGACAAAGCTGCTGCCGGCCAGGCCGGTGCGCAGCTGGCCGATGAGCATTTCCTCGGCGAGCATCTCGCGGAACTGCATGCGGCCGTAGCCCATCTGGCGGATGACCTGGTCGAAACGCTCAGCACTGAACTTGCCGTCCACCTGGAACTCCGGCGTTTGCAGGATCACCTGATCCAGCGCGGCCTCGGAGAAGGCAAACTTGGCATCTTCGGCGCCTTGCAGCAGCAACTTGCGGCTGATCAGGCCCTTGAGCGCCTCTTCACGCAGCAATTTGTCATCCAGCAATGCCGGGTCGAAATCCTTGCCCAACTGTTGCATCAACTGACGGCGCTGCATGTCGGCCGCCTGGCCCAGCTCGTTCTGGCTGATGGTCTGGCCGTTCACCTTGGCGGCGTCCTGGCTATGGGTGGCGGCCTGAAAAATGGCTTCGAAACCGGTCAACGCCATCAATACGACGATAAGGCCGATGATGGTCTTGGCAATCCAACCTTGTGAATTGTCCCTGATATTTTGCAGCATGCGTCCCCCAGAAACGGCTGTACCACTGCGTCGACAACCGCGGAGCGTGGGTAGAATCCTGATAAAAGAAAGGCGCATCCGAGGATGCGCCTTTTCTTAGCAAACGTGT
This window harbors:
- a CDS encoding SurA N-terminal domain-containing protein, producing the protein MLQNIRDNSQGWIAKTIIGLIVVLMALTGFEAIFQAATHSQDAAKVNGQTISQNELGQAADMQRRQLMQQLGKDFDPALLDDKLLREEALKGLISRKLLLQGAEDAKFAFSEAALDQVILQTPEFQVDGKFSAERFDQVIRQMGYGRMQFREMLAEEMLIGQLRTGLAGSSFVTDQQVDAFARLEKQTRDFASLTFKADPAAVKVSEEEVKAHYDQHAKEFMSPDQVVIDYIELKKSAFFDQVKVTDEELKAQYEKEIANLAEQRHAAHILIEVNDKVTDAQAKARAEEIEQRLAKGEDFVALAKEFSQDPGSANSGGDLGFAGPGVYDPAFEDALYKLQDGQVSAPVRTEFGYHLIKLLGVQAPEVPSFASLKDKLTRDLKIPLVEQRYVDASKQLQDAAYEASDLAQPAQDLNLKVQTSAAFGREGGEGITANRSVVQAAFSEEVLEEAANSTAIELDPETTVVLRVKEHRKPEQLPLEAVAKNISEHLAKEKATAELKTKADKLIAGLRDGSIAAGSVHEGQDWKAYEAVTRGEDGIDPAELQALFRLGKPQAKDKPVYGSVVLRDGSLVVLQLKGVNEGATATDEEKQQIRRYLASRAGQQDFAAFRKQLEASADITRY
- a CDS encoding patatin-like phospholipase family protein, producing MSKRVALVLGSGGARGYAHIGVIEEIERRGYDIACIAGCSMGAVVGGIYAAGKLTDYRNWIESLDYLDVLRLVDVSFRLGAIRGDKVFGQIRKIVGEINIEQLRIPYTAVATDLTNQQEIWFQEGCLHQAMRASAAIPSLFTPVMQGSRMLVDGGILNPLPIVPVVSSHCDLIIAVNLNATNQKQYQLPVIERPAAFKMRFDSLLSSLGSRLPFRRKPAEELMRIEQEIVAEGLAPPNPWLADAADPEGQQPAAAPEREGAPKSATGSFIIDNVGPASLLDLINQSFEVMQTSLAQYKIAGYPPDVLINVPKRVCRFFEFYKAPELIALGREIARDTLDNYEGVKR